The following are from one region of the Zonotrichia leucophrys gambelii isolate GWCS_2022_RI chromosome 1A, RI_Zleu_2.0, whole genome shotgun sequence genome:
- the SNU13 gene encoding NHP2-like protein 1, translating to MSEAEVNPKAYPLADAQLTKTLLDLVQQSCNYKQLRKGANEATKTLNRGIAEFIVMAADAEPLEIILHLPLLCEDKNVPYVFVRSKQALGRACGVSRPVIACSITIKEGSQLKPQIQSVQQAIERLLV from the exons ATG AGTGAGGCAGAAGTGAATCCCAAGGCTTACCCACTGGCTGATGCACAGCTCACCAAAACGCTGCTGGACCTTGTGCAGCAATCCTGCAACTATAAGCAGCTACGCAAGGGAGCCAATGAAG CCACCAAAACACTGAACAGAGGGATAGCAGAGTTCATTGTGATGGCAGCAGACGCAGAGCCCTTGGAGATCATCCTGCACCTCCCTCTCCTGTGCGAGGACAAGAACGTGCCGTACGTGTTCGTGCGCTCCAAGCAAGCCCTGGGCCGCGCGTGCGGCGTTTCCCGGCCCGTCATCGCCTGCTCCATCACCATCAAGGAGGGCTCACAGCTAAAGCCTCAGATCCAGTCTGTACAGCAAGCCATAGAAAGACTCTTGGTCTAA